From the Deinococcus detaillensis genome, one window contains:
- a CDS encoding 4-(cytidine 5'-diphospho)-2-C-methyl-D-erythritol kinase → MPETLKVFAPAKINLGLSVLGLRSDGYHDLSSMMLPLSVGDELELEPALDLTLKVLGADLPTGSGNLVYRAAELYFRAAGVKGGAQITLHKVLPLASGLGGGSSDAASTLLALDQLYPAGVDLHTLAQQLGADVPFFLLGGAALAEGTGERLTRLTAPPSWLVLLNPGVPVSARDAYSWLDEKGAYTPPLDAPALLGALAAGQMVPYFNALQDAVAVRHPPIAAALEALTQVGLHSPLMSGSGSTVFGLAQSEAQARAAEANLQAQFPNWWARAAQIRSGLAL, encoded by the coding sequence ATGCCTGAGACGCTCAAGGTCTTTGCCCCCGCCAAGATCAATCTGGGTCTCTCGGTGCTGGGCCTGCGCTCTGACGGCTATCACGACCTCTCCAGCATGATGCTGCCGCTGTCGGTGGGCGACGAACTGGAGCTAGAGCCTGCTCTTGACTTGACACTGAAGGTACTGGGCGCGGATTTGCCAACCGGCAGCGGCAATCTGGTGTACCGGGCAGCTGAGCTGTACTTCAGGGCGGCGGGCGTGAAAGGCGGCGCTCAGATCACTCTGCATAAAGTATTGCCGCTGGCCAGCGGCCTCGGCGGCGGCAGCAGCGACGCGGCGAGTACCTTGCTGGCGCTTGATCAGCTGTATCCGGCGGGCGTTGATTTACACACACTCGCCCAGCAACTCGGCGCGGACGTGCCGTTCTTTTTGCTGGGCGGCGCGGCGTTGGCCGAGGGCACTGGGGAGCGCCTGACCCGGCTAACTGCCCCGCCAAGCTGGCTGGTGCTGCTCAATCCCGGTGTGCCGGTCAGCGCCCGCGACGCTTATTCGTGGCTGGACGAAAAGGGGGCTTACACCCCGCCGCTGGACGCTCCCGCACTGCTCGGCGCATTGGCAGCAGGTCAGATGGTGCCGTATTTCAACGCCCTGCAAGACGCGGTGGCGGTTCGTCACCCGCCGATTGCCGCCGCGCTAGAGGCACTCACCCAAGTCGGCCTCCACAGCCCGCTGATGAGTGGTTCGGGCAGCACAGTGTTTGGACTGGCCCAAAGTGAGGCGCAGGCGAGAGCAGCAGAGGCCAATTTGCAAGCTCAGTTTCCGAACTGGTGGGCGCGGGCGGCACAGATCAGGAGTGGACTGGCCCTCTAA
- the ispD gene encoding 2-C-methyl-D-erythritol 4-phosphate cytidylyltransferase produces the protein MTLPQRTAALIPAAGLGTRLGQGPKAFVTVGGLSLLARSVAALAPLVDEVVVALPDGYALHDLNLPGDVRAITGGATRQASVLALLQASEADVVLIHDAARPFLPPSVGEAVKAAAAQTGAATAALPVADTLVRQAGPNLWGQLTSREGLWAVQTPQGFRRELLLEAHRAAEKSGIQATDDAGLVARLGLPVALILGDARLFKVTTPGDLVLAEALARLWDAEHA, from the coding sequence TTGACGCTTCCCCAGCGCACCGCGGCCCTGATTCCCGCTGCCGGACTGGGCACCCGCTTGGGGCAGGGGCCAAAAGCATTTGTCACTGTCGGCGGCCTGAGCCTGCTAGCCCGCAGCGTGGCGGCCCTCGCACCACTTGTTGACGAGGTGGTGGTGGCCCTACCGGACGGTTACGCCCTGCATGATTTGAACTTGCCGGGTGACGTCCGCGCCATCACCGGAGGCGCGACCCGCCAAGCCTCGGTGTTGGCGCTGCTGCAAGCCAGTGAAGCCGACGTGGTGCTGATCCACGACGCGGCGCGGCCCTTTTTGCCGCCGAGCGTGGGTGAGGCTGTCAAAGCTGCCGCTGCCCAAACCGGAGCCGCCACCGCCGCGCTGCCGGTCGCCGACACGCTGGTGCGTCAGGCTGGGCCGAACTTGTGGGGCCAACTGACTTCCCGGGAGGGCCTGTGGGCGGTGCAGACGCCGCAGGGCTTTCGGCGTGAGCTGCTGCTGGAAGCCCACCGAGCCGCCGAGAAAAGCGGCATTCAGGCCACCGACGACGCCGGGCTGGTGGCGCGGCTGGGCCTGCCGGTGGCGCTGATTTTGGGTGACGCCCGACTTTTCAAAGTCACCACTCCCGGCGACCTGGTCTTGGCCGAAGCGCTGGCACGACTCTGGGACGCCGAACATGCCTGA
- a CDS encoding carbohydrate kinase family protein, whose translation MKFYVIGDVTVDHLYHLDHLPAPGEEVAPNRATMQPGGAGGTISVTLARLGHSVTLAARVGQDPFADFALSSVRSSGVSEAAVQRDTEALTSTITVMQTPDGKRAMISYGAANRELDPAKLKKKDIDSADALILSAYSLIGGPQRDYALKSVAAAQKAGVPVFLDLGTGAVNAVGMGLLDSAVGADYLLLNQHELLALTGTHSISAALSTLGARGTKRVVVKVGAMGSIVWTPDETELVDAVPVGDRVVDTTGAGDTFVAAFAHAVLNGKSMAEAAKLGNAAGVLSATSLGAQSRPISASELESFA comes from the coding sequence GTGAAGTTCTATGTAATTGGCGATGTGACGGTGGATCACTTGTATCACCTTGACCACCTGCCCGCGCCGGGGGAAGAAGTGGCCCCCAACCGCGCCACCATGCAGCCGGGCGGCGCAGGCGGCACCATTAGCGTCACGCTGGCCCGCCTCGGCCACAGCGTGACGCTGGCGGCGAGGGTGGGCCAAGATCCTTTTGCCGACTTTGCGCTCTCGAGCGTGCGCAGCAGCGGCGTGTCGGAAGCGGCGGTGCAGCGCGACACCGAAGCGCTGACCAGCACCATCACGGTGATGCAGACGCCCGACGGCAAGCGGGCCATGATCAGTTACGGCGCGGCCAACCGCGAACTCGATCCGGCCAAACTCAAGAAAAAAGACATCGACAGCGCCGACGCCCTGATTCTCTCGGCCTACAGCCTGATCGGCGGCCCGCAGCGCGACTACGCCCTCAAATCGGTGGCAGCGGCGCAAAAGGCTGGCGTGCCGGTGTTCCTCGACCTCGGCACCGGGGCGGTCAACGCGGTGGGCATGGGCCTGCTCGACAGCGCGGTGGGCGCGGATTATCTGCTGCTCAACCAGCACGAGCTGCTGGCCCTGACCGGCACCCACAGCATCAGCGCGGCCCTCTCGACGCTCGGCGCACGCGGCACCAAACGGGTCGTCGTCAAAGTGGGCGCGATGGGCAGCATCGTCTGGACCCCCGACGAAACCGAACTGGTGGACGCGGTGCCGGTCGGCGACCGGGTGGTCGACACCACTGGCGCGGGCGACACCTTCGTGGCCGCTTTTGCCCACGCCGTCCTGAACGGCAAATCGATGGCCGAAGCCGCCAAGCTCGGCAACGCGGCGGGCGTCCTGAGCGCCACCAGCCTCGGCGCACAGTCGCGCCCGATCAGCGCAAGCGAGTTGGAATCGTTTGCCTGA
- a CDS encoding IMPACT family protein has translation MAGPPADLTPFTTLAQPHRTDAVIDGSEFLAFAERADTPEQALAQLAALKERYPDATHHCWAYQIGPLYRFSDDGEPSGTAGMPMLRAIQGQSLDHLMVVVVRYYGGVKLGTGGLARAYGGGCAECLRTAERFEVCPRLTYQVSVPYEFLSALYHLLGQFDTGRGEESYSGAGVSLPVQLYPEDVEAFGAALQDATRGSGILEETAGVA, from the coding sequence ATGGCTGGGCCACCCGCCGACCTGACGCCGTTTACGACGCTGGCGCAGCCGCACCGCACAGACGCCGTGATAGACGGCAGCGAGTTTTTGGCCTTCGCTGAGCGGGCCGACACGCCCGAACAAGCGCTGGCTCAGCTTGCCGCCCTCAAGGAGCGTTACCCCGACGCCACCCACCACTGCTGGGCTTACCAGATTGGCCCGCTTTACCGCTTCTCCGACGACGGCGAACCTAGCGGCACGGCGGGAATGCCGATGCTCAGGGCCATTCAGGGGCAGAGCCTCGATCACCTGATGGTGGTGGTGGTGCGCTATTACGGCGGCGTCAAACTCGGCACTGGCGGACTGGCGCGGGCTTACGGCGGGGGCTGCGCCGAGTGCCTGCGAACTGCCGAGCGTTTCGAGGTGTGCCCCCGCTTGACATATCAAGTTTCGGTGCCCTACGAGTTTCTCAGCGCCCTGTATCACCTGCTCGGCCAATTTGATACCGGGCGTGGTGAGGAGAGTTACAGCGGCGCGGGCGTGAGCTTGCCGGTGCAGCTTTATCCTGAAGACGTGGAGGCGTTTGGGGCAGCCTTGCAAGACGCCACGCGGGGCAGTGGGATCCTGGAAGAAACGGCAGGAGTGGCTTAG
- the hrpB gene encoding ATP-dependent helicase HrpB — protein MLELLPALRAALNLHPLVILQAPPGAGKSTGLPLELLSEPWLSGQRLLLLQPRRVAARAVAARLAATLGEKVGETVGLRVRFETLVSARTRLEVVTEGILTRRLQHDPELKGVGLILFDEFHERSLNADLALSLVREVQGALRDDLRVLIMSATLDPSLPARLGTHIPILESLGRSYPVDVRYLAADPADPASAVAGAVTRALASDEGDILAFLPGVAEIRRNMAALRERHPEVSVLPLYGDLPIAEQNRAIVPDPARRKVVLATSIAETSLTLDGVRVVIDSGLTRTQQFDPGSGLSKMVTSRVTRDSADQRAGRAGRTAPGVAYRLWSERTQPLLAAARLPEILSADLAPLLLEVAGWGADVTALPWLDAPPPPRVATAQSLLTELSALQGGRITPQGRELLDLPTHPRLAHLLSQGASLGLGPLAADLAAVLEERDPLPRSAGSDVARRVWALRQHRSGGRGEGDRAILERIERLSRQWRSLLRVRPDDTSPDPEQVGQLLHLAYPERAAQLRPGTLDRYLLAGGQGARLPEGDDLAGQPYVVAAHLDAGSGEGRIYLAAPLSEAVLSAQAVTSDVVEWDSRTGTLTAARERRFGRLLLGTQPLQQVPEALRVSAVRSAVLREGLGSLSWTNEARQWQARVLSLRAWRAGEEWPDVSDAALLERLDDWLTPHLGTVRRREDLGKIQLLSALHPLLPWPLPRQLDELAPTQLSVPSGHSIKLEYRPDGDAPILAVKLQELFGLADTPTVNAGRAPVLLHLLSPARRPVQITQDLRSFWQSGYFEVRKDLRGQYPKHPWPDDPWTAQATRATKKRM, from the coding sequence GTGTTGGAACTTTTACCGGCCTTGCGGGCGGCGCTCAATCTGCACCCGCTGGTGATCTTGCAAGCCCCCCCCGGCGCGGGCAAAAGCACCGGCTTGCCACTGGAACTGCTTTCTGAGCCTTGGCTCTCGGGCCAGCGTCTGTTGCTGCTGCAACCCCGCCGGGTGGCGGCCAGAGCGGTGGCGGCGCGGTTGGCGGCCACTCTGGGCGAAAAAGTCGGCGAGACGGTGGGCCTGCGGGTGCGCTTTGAAACGCTCGTCTCGGCCCGCACCCGCCTCGAGGTCGTCACCGAGGGCATTTTGACCCGCCGCCTTCAGCACGACCCGGAGCTGAAGGGCGTGGGCCTGATTCTCTTCGACGAGTTCCACGAACGCAGCCTCAACGCGGATTTGGCCCTCAGCTTGGTGCGCGAGGTGCAGGGCGCACTGAGGGACGATCTGCGGGTGCTGATCATGTCAGCCACCCTCGATCCCAGCTTGCCTGCCCGTTTGGGTACACACATTCCCATACTGGAAAGCCTGGGCCGCAGCTATCCGGTGGACGTGCGCTACCTCGCCGCCGATCCGGCTGATCCGGCCTCGGCAGTGGCGGGCGCGGTGACGCGGGCTCTGGCAAGCGATGAAGGCGACATTCTGGCGTTCTTGCCGGGCGTGGCTGAGATTCGCCGCAACATGGCCGCGCTGCGCGAACGTCACCCCGAAGTCTCTGTCTTGCCGCTTTACGGCGACCTCCCGATTGCCGAGCAAAACCGCGCCATTGTGCCCGACCCTGCTCGGCGCAAGGTGGTGCTGGCCACCAGCATCGCGGAAACCAGTCTGACCCTTGACGGCGTGCGGGTGGTGATCGACAGCGGCCTGACCCGCACCCAGCAATTTGATCCGGGCAGCGGCCTGAGCAAAATGGTGACGAGCCGCGTGACCCGCGACAGCGCCGATCAACGCGCTGGACGGGCGGGCCGCACTGCGCCGGGGGTGGCTTACCGCCTGTGGAGCGAGCGCACCCAGCCGCTGCTTGCCGCCGCACGCTTGCCGGAAATCCTGAGCGCCGACCTCGCGCCGCTCCTGCTGGAAGTGGCGGGCTGGGGCGCGGATGTGACAGCTTTGCCCTGGCTCGACGCTCCGCCGCCGCCCAGAGTGGCCACCGCTCAGAGCCTGCTGACCGAGTTGAGTGCTCTTCAAGGTGGCCGCATCACCCCGCAGGGCCGCGAACTCTTGGACCTGCCGACCCACCCGCGACTGGCCCACCTGCTCAGTCAGGGCGCGTCGCTGGGCCTCGGCCCGCTGGCTGCCGACCTTGCCGCCGTGCTGGAGGAACGCGACCCCTTGCCGCGCAGTGCGGGCAGCGACGTGGCGCGGCGGGTCTGGGCGCTGCGCCAGCACCGCAGTGGGGGCAGGGGAGAAGGGGACAGGGCCATCTTGGAGCGAATCGAGCGTCTCAGTCGGCAGTGGCGCAGCTTGCTGCGTGTCCGGCCTGACGACACTTCGCCCGACCCAGAGCAGGTGGGCCAACTCCTGCATCTTGCTTATCCAGAACGGGCCGCGCAACTTCGCCCCGGCACTCTAGACCGCTACCTGCTGGCGGGAGGGCAGGGCGCACGGCTCCCCGAAGGGGATGACCTCGCCGGGCAGCCCTATGTGGTGGCCGCTCACCTGGATGCGGGCAGCGGCGAGGGCCGCATCTACCTTGCTGCGCCGCTGAGTGAAGCGGTGCTGAGCGCTCAGGCGGTGACTTCCGACGTGGTCGAGTGGGACAGCCGCACAGGAACGCTGACCGCCGCCCGCGAGCGCCGCTTTGGCCGCTTGCTGCTCGGCACCCAGCCGCTCCAGCAAGTGCCGGAAGCTCTGCGGGTATCCGCCGTGCGCTCGGCGGTGCTGCGCGAGGGGCTGGGTTCACTGAGCTGGACGAATGAAGCGCGGCAGTGGCAAGCCCGTGTGCTGAGTCTGCGGGCGTGGCGAGCAGGAGAGGAGTGGCCGGATGTTTCGGACGCCGCTTTGCTGGAGCGCTTGGACGACTGGCTCACCCCCCACCTCGGCACGGTTCGCAGGCGCGAGGATTTGGGCAAGATCCAGCTTCTCTCGGCGCTGCATCCCCTATTGCCTTGGCCTTTGCCGCGCCAACTCGACGAACTCGCTCCCACTCAGCTCAGCGTGCCCAGCGGTCACAGCATCAAGCTGGAGTACCGCCCAGACGGCGACGCTCCTATTCTGGCTGTCAAGTTGCAAGAACTCTTCGGGCTGGCCGATACGCCCACCGTCAACGCGGGGAGAGCGCCGGTGCTGCTGCACTTGCTCTCGCCCGCCCGCCGCCCGGTGCAGATCACGCAGGATTTGCGCTCGTTTTGGCAAAGCGGGTACTTTGAAGTTCGCAAAGACTTGCGCGGCCAATATCCCAAGCACCCCTGGCCGGATGATCCGTGGACGGCGCAGGCCACCCGGGCGACCAAAAAGCGGATGTAA
- a CDS encoding exodeoxyribonuclease III: MSSLTSLNVTTLNVNGLRSALSKGLLGWLERHAPDVLLLQEVRAEPLPEVFAALGYDSCWHPAQKAGYSGVALLSRRGLSDVQMGMNDPEVDAEGRVLSAVVEGVRFASVYLPSGASRPERQLFKERVLVDFAEWTRGHLSVPDAESSQDDNETKTAAPRPPLIIGGDFNVAHTELDIKNWQSNRNKPGFLPHEREWMSQYLALGLRDSHRDHLIDRREYTWWSNRANAFNNDVGWRIDYLLAAGLPLTEVWVERRERFSDHAPLSGRLIGVTP, encoded by the coding sequence GTGTCCTCCCTTACCTCCCTGAACGTCACCACCCTGAATGTCAACGGCCTCCGGAGCGCCCTCAGCAAAGGGCTGCTCGGCTGGCTGGAGCGCCACGCCCCCGACGTGCTGCTGCTGCAAGAAGTCCGCGCTGAGCCGCTGCCGGAGGTGTTTGCCGCGCTCGGCTACGATTCGTGCTGGCACCCTGCCCAAAAAGCCGGGTACAGCGGAGTGGCGCTGCTGAGTCGGCGCGGCCTGAGTGACGTGCAGATGGGCATGAACGACCCCGAAGTCGATGCCGAGGGGCGGGTCTTGTCGGCGGTGGTGGAGGGCGTCCGCTTTGCCAGCGTGTATTTGCCCAGCGGCGCGAGTCGGCCTGAGCGCCAACTCTTTAAGGAGCGGGTCCTGGTGGACTTTGCCGAGTGGACACGCGGGCATTTATCTGTACCGGACGCAGAGAGCAGCCAAGACGACAACGAAACGAAGACAGCCGCCCCCAGACCGCCCCTGATCATCGGCGGCGATTTCAACGTGGCCCATACGGAGCTGGACATCAAAAACTGGCAGAGCAACCGCAACAAGCCCGGCTTTTTGCCGCATGAGCGCGAGTGGATGAGCCAGTATCTGGCGCTGGGCCTGCGCGATAGCCACCGCGACCACTTGATTGATCGGCGCGAATACACTTGGTGGAGCAACCGCGCCAACGCCTTTAACAACGATGTCGGCTGGCGCATCGATTACCTCCTGGCGGCGGGTCTGCCCCTGACAGAAGTATGGGTGGAGCGCCGCGAACGCTTTTCCGATCACGCGCCGCTGAGCGGACGGCTCATTGGTGTAACGCCTTGA
- a CDS encoding UbiX family flavin prenyltransferase — protein MRLVVGVSGGSGMPYALSILRALSSLDVETHLVVSSGAKRVMSMEGGPQLSDLTELVHTVHDDRDLGASIASGSYRTAGMLVVPCSAGTLAKIAHGFADNLLSRAAHVTLKERRPLVLVTREDPLPRPMLQNMLLAHDAGASLMSASPGFYHAPKTVDELLHFVTARVLDQFGLEAGDFKRWGEA, from the coding sequence ATGCGATTGGTGGTTGGCGTTTCGGGAGGCAGCGGGATGCCGTATGCCCTGAGCATTTTGAGGGCGCTGAGCAGCCTGGATGTGGAAACGCATCTGGTGGTTTCCAGCGGCGCCAAGCGGGTGATGAGCATGGAAGGCGGGCCGCAACTGAGCGACCTGACCGAACTGGTGCACACCGTTCACGACGACCGCGATCTGGGGGCCAGCATTGCCAGCGGCTCCTACCGCACGGCGGGCATGCTGGTGGTGCCGTGCAGCGCCGGAACGCTGGCCAAAATCGCCCACGGCTTTGCCGACAATCTGCTCTCCCGCGCCGCCCACGTGACCCTCAAAGAGCGCCGCCCGCTGGTGCTGGTGACCCGCGAAGACCCGCTGCCGCGCCCGATGTTGCAAAACATGCTGCTGGCCCATGACGCCGGAGCCAGCTTGATGAGCGCCAGCCCGGGCTTTTATCACGCGCCCAAAACGGTGGACGAACTGCTGCATTTCGTTACGGCGCGGGTGCTCGATCAGTTTGGGCTGGAAGCGGGCGATTTTAAGCGCTGGGGCGAGGCTTGA
- a CDS encoding tetratricopeptide repeat protein — translation MTESKAPVSLQKGVGTGGAPITSAPLPAMPPHLAGLNLDWGGYLTAGEYRRAMAAARLAPTPLPSSLLSALESLHDIQDHVRAHKYPQARRALNRLTQDLSEPDAALSEVRRHVSVHTLDAALTSLEAAETARHVEPEALTAALQPALDLPLTRAEALNSVGVLHAIHEETGQARQLFEQAAEADAGHYRAVSNIGNLELQAGNFKEAEAAQRRAIALNPDFAGAHHNLGVALRRQGRVNDSVKAIRRGQRLSVRRMREDAPRLSVGSAANKGLNAKWLTPANLRIIGLVVAALVFYFFLKGR, via the coding sequence ATGACCGAGAGCAAGGCCCCCGTATCCCTTCAAAAGGGCGTTGGCACTGGGGGAGCACCCATCACGTCCGCGCCGCTCCCGGCTATGCCGCCGCACCTGGCAGGGCTGAATCTGGACTGGGGCGGCTACCTGACGGCCGGCGAGTACCGCCGCGCCATGGCCGCCGCCCGCCTCGCTCCCACACCGCTGCCGAGCAGTTTACTGAGCGCTCTGGAGTCGCTGCACGACATTCAAGATCACGTCCGCGCCCACAAATACCCGCAGGCCCGCCGCGCCCTGAACCGGCTGACCCAAGACCTCAGTGAACCCGACGCCGCGCTGAGTGAGGTGCGCCGCCACGTCAGTGTCCACACGCTGGACGCCGCCCTCACGAGTTTGGAAGCGGCGGAGACGGCGCGTCATGTAGAACCCGAAGCGTTGACTGCCGCCCTGCAACCCGCCCTCGACTTGCCGCTGACCCGCGCCGAGGCGCTCAACTCGGTAGGTGTGCTGCACGCCATCCATGAGGAAACCGGCCAAGCCCGCCAGCTGTTTGAGCAGGCCGCCGAAGCCGACGCGGGCCACTACCGCGCCGTCAGCAATATTGGGAATTTGGAGTTGCAAGCCGGAAACTTCAAAGAAGCCGAGGCCGCCCAGCGCCGCGCCATCGCGCTGAATCCCGACTTTGCCGGAGCGCACCACAATCTGGGCGTGGCGCTGCGTAGACAGGGGCGGGTCAACGACTCGGTCAAGGCCATCCGGCGCGGCCAGCGCTTGTCGGTGCGCCGAATGCGCGAAGACGCGCCGCGCCTGAGCGTCGGCAGCGCGGCCAACAAAGGGCTGAATGCCAAGTGGCTGACTCCGGCCAATTTGCGGATTATCGGCTTGGTGGTCGCGGCGCTGGTGTTTTACTTTTTCCTCAAAGGGCGCTGA
- the rsmA gene encoding 16S rRNA (adenine(1518)-N(6)/adenine(1519)-N(6))-dimethyltransferase RsmA, with product MPTPDPDFDAVPEPSADLAAGLASEPITELAAPLYSPRTVRELLERFNLRPTKSLGQNFLIDGNTLRLIAEVGGAAQGVNVLEVGPGLGVLTRELARRGAAVTTLEKDERLRPVLAETLAGSGVDIIWGDALTFDYSQLPPGTRVIANLPYYISTALLTQFMQAPGIVSATVLVQREVAERLGAQPGQDGYGYLSALVALHGSAKIIRDVSKGAFFPAPDVTSSIVRLEFSGSKPDPAFVRFLEVALQHRRKTLRNNLRMAGYEGEFIDAAIQKAGQAGPQLTANVRAEDVPLVQMEQIFTALRPVDNVD from the coding sequence ATGCCTACTCCTGACCCCGATTTTGACGCTGTGCCCGAACCCTCCGCTGACCTTGCGGCTGGGCTTGCTTCTGAGCCCATCACCGAGCTTGCCGCGCCGCTGTATTCGCCGCGCACGGTGCGCGAACTGCTGGAGCGCTTCAATTTGCGCCCCACCAAAAGCCTCGGTCAGAATTTCTTGATCGACGGCAACACCCTGCGCTTGATCGCTGAAGTCGGCGGCGCGGCGCAGGGCGTCAACGTACTGGAAGTCGGGCCGGGACTGGGCGTGCTGACCCGCGAACTCGCGCGGCGCGGCGCGGCCGTCACCACCTTAGAAAAAGACGAGCGGCTGCGTCCGGTGCTGGCCGAAACGCTGGCGGGCAGCGGCGTAGACATCATCTGGGGCGACGCGCTCACCTTCGATTACTCTCAGTTGCCTCCCGGCACGCGGGTGATCGCCAACTTGCCGTACTACATCTCCACGGCGCTGTTGACCCAGTTTATGCAGGCTCCCGGTATCGTATCGGCCACCGTGCTGGTGCAGCGTGAGGTGGCCGAGCGGCTGGGCGCACAGCCCGGACAAGACGGCTACGGCTACCTCTCGGCGCTGGTGGCCCTTCACGGCAGCGCCAAAATCATCCGTGACGTGTCCAAGGGAGCTTTTTTTCCTGCGCCCGACGTGACCAGCAGCATCGTTCGGCTGGAATTCAGCGGCTCCAAGCCCGACCCGGCGTTCGTGCGCTTTTTGGAAGTGGCTTTGCAGCACCGCCGCAAGACGCTGCGCAACAACCTCCGGATGGCCGGCTATGAGGGCGAGTTCATTGACGCCGCTATCCAGAAAGCTGGTCAGGCCGGCCCGCAGCTGACGGCCAATGTCCGCGCCGAAGACGTGCCGCTTGTCCAAATGGAGCAAATTTTTACGGCGCTGCGCCCAGTGGACAACGTAGACTGA
- a CDS encoding NAD(P)H-hydrate dehydratase: MAEAVFLPEGVKALDARLEAAELLDLAMETAGRAVADHLQHHFPAGHVLLLAGSGANGGDALVAARHLLALEREVTVLAQPSKHPLSQLNKRRLSAVGVEAQTLSAANLRRVLTGAQMVGGVVVDGLLGTGFVPPLRPELSELVEIINQSGLKVLSIDLPSGLDASNAQRPEAAVRAAQTVTFGGLKPALIYGPAAHAAGEVSVADLRVPPEWVLREAVALRLTDAEIAAKLPVRFADAHKGTAGRIWMVGGHPGTVGAPALAGLGALRVGAGLVSIYSGADVPLITPELMVHRVEMDDQLSALENEVKPDALAVGMGLGPNAAQVARTVLSWTIPTVVDADALQPELAGHGHDQVIWTPHPGEAARLLGVTTPEITAGPLSAARQLQSKFGGVVVLKGGPSTLATGNGLFVSRGGHPGMASAGMGDTLSGILAGLLGQGLSAEDAALCGVRLHSKAGELAGAKHGYGLTATDVSGEVGAAWLALVRGA; this comes from the coding sequence ATGGCTGAAGCGGTTTTCCTTCCCGAAGGTGTCAAGGCGCTTGACGCCCGTTTAGAAGCCGCTGAGCTGCTGGATCTGGCAATGGAAACGGCGGGGCGAGCGGTGGCCGACCACCTTCAACACCACTTTCCGGCGGGCCACGTCTTGCTGCTGGCAGGCAGCGGGGCCAACGGCGGAGACGCTTTGGTGGCGGCGCGGCATTTGCTGGCACTGGAGCGCGAAGTGACGGTGCTGGCCCAACCGTCCAAGCACCCGCTGAGTCAGCTCAACAAGCGGCGGCTCTCAGCGGTTGGCGTTGAGGCGCAGACCCTCTCAGCAGCCAACCTGCGCCGCGTCCTGACGGGCGCTCAGATGGTCGGCGGGGTGGTGGTGGACGGCCTGCTCGGCACCGGATTCGTGCCGCCGCTGCGCCCAGAACTCAGCGAACTCGTGGAGATCATCAACCAAAGCGGTCTCAAGGTGCTGAGCATTGACCTACCCTCCGGCTTGGACGCCAGCAACGCTCAGCGTCCAGAGGCGGCAGTGAGGGCGGCGCAGACCGTGACGTTTGGCGGCCTCAAGCCCGCGCTGATCTACGGCCCCGCCGCGCACGCCGCCGGAGAGGTGAGTGTGGCCGACTTGCGGGTACCGCCGGAGTGGGTTTTGCGGGAAGCGGTGGCCCTGCGCCTGACTGACGCTGAAATCGCCGCCAAGCTGCCAGTGCGCTTTGCCGACGCCCACAAAGGCACGGCGGGCCGCATCTGGATGGTGGGCGGACACCCCGGCACCGTGGGCGCACCCGCGCTGGCCGGGCTCGGCGCTCTGCGGGTGGGCGCGGGGCTGGTCAGCATCTACAGCGGGGCCGATGTGCCGCTGATCACGCCGGAGCTGATGGTTCACCGGGTCGAAATGGATGACCAGCTGAGTGCACTAGAGAACGAAGTAAAGCCGGACGCGCTGGCAGTAGGGATGGGCCTCGGCCCAAATGCGGCGCAGGTGGCCCGCACGGTGCTGAGTTGGACAATTCCCACCGTAGTGGACGCCGACGCCCTGCAACCCGAACTCGCCGGACACGGCCACGACCAAGTCATCTGGACGCCGCACCCCGGCGAAGCGGCGCGGCTGCTGGGAGTCACCACACCAGAGATCACCGCTGGTCCGCTCAGTGCGGCCAGGCAGCTTCAAAGCAAGTTCGGGGGCGTGGTGGTGCTCAAAGGCGGGCCGTCTACCCTGGCCACTGGGAACGGCCTTTTCGTCTCGCGGGGCGGGCATCCCGGCATGGCCTCGGCTGGCATGGGCGATACGCTGAGCGGCATTTTGGCGGGTCTACTGGGACAAGGGCTGAGCGCCGAGGACGCCGCGCTGTGCGGCGTAAGGCTGCACAGCAAAGCGGGCGAACTCGCCGGAGCCAAGCACGGCTACGGCCTGACGGCCACCGACGTTTCGGGGGAAGTGGGAGCGGCTTGGCTGGCGCTGGTGCGGGGCGCTTAG